One genomic window of [Clostridium] scindens ATCC 35704 includes the following:
- a CDS encoding dihydroorotase has product MTILIKNGHVVDPLTRIDGDYDVLIEDNRIKKVAAMIEEAAGQVIDAKGCYVMPGFIDLHVHFRDPGLEYKETLKTGGAAAVRGGVTTVCAMPNTKPVIDDGTKVRDVHERAKKDSLTNVIQIGAVTKGQNGKELADIEGMAKEGCHAISEDGKSVMDASLYRKGMKAAKECGISVFAHCEDINMVEGGVMNADENARRLGMKGITNSVEDVIVARDILLAKETGVRLHLCHCSTADSVEMIRLAKEEGLPVTGEVCPHHFTLCTDDIKEDDGNYKMNPPLRSKKDVEALRKGLTDGVMDVIATDHAPHSEEEKNQSMEKAFFGIVGLETSAALTYTELVKPGILSIMDMAEKMSFNPARILGLGEKGSVSEGKIADIVIFDPDKSYVIDKNTFASKGKNTPFDGYPATGKVRYTLVDGRIVYKDEKN; this is encoded by the coding sequence ATGACGATATTAATTAAAAATGGACATGTCGTCGATCCGCTTACAAGGATAGACGGAGACTATGATGTGCTGATTGAAGATAACCGAATCAAGAAGGTTGCAGCAATGATAGAAGAAGCGGCAGGGCAGGTCATCGATGCGAAGGGCTGCTATGTCATGCCGGGGTTCATAGACTTGCATGTGCACTTCAGAGATCCGGGCCTGGAATATAAAGAGACCCTCAAGACCGGAGGCGCGGCTGCCGTAAGAGGCGGCGTCACGACGGTGTGTGCTATGCCCAACACCAAGCCCGTCATTGACGATGGAACTAAAGTCAGAGATGTGCATGAAAGGGCAAAAAAGGACTCTCTTACAAATGTGATTCAGATCGGGGCGGTAACAAAAGGGCAGAATGGAAAGGAACTGGCAGACATTGAAGGGATGGCGAAGGAAGGCTGCCATGCCATCAGCGAAGACGGGAAGTCGGTGATGGATGCCTCCCTTTACAGAAAGGGAATGAAGGCTGCCAAAGAATGTGGAATCTCGGTTTTTGCCCATTGCGAGGATATCAACATGGTGGAAGGCGGCGTGATGAACGCGGATGAGAATGCAAGACGTCTGGGAATGAAAGGAATTACCAACTCCGTGGAGGATGTGATCGTGGCAAGAGATATCCTGCTGGCGAAGGAGACCGGCGTGAGGCTTCATCTGTGCCACTGTTCTACAGCGGACAGCGTGGAGATGATCCGCCTGGCCAAGGAAGAGGGGCTGCCGGTTACCGGCGAAGTGTGCCCGCATCATTTTACCTTGTGCACAGATGATATCAAGGAAGATGATGGAAATTATAAGATGAATCCGCCGCTTAGAAGCAAAAAGGATGTGGAAGCATTGAGAAAAGGGCTAACGGACGGCGTTATGGATGTCATAGCTACCGATCATGCCCCCCACTCAGAAGAAGAGAAGAACCAGTCCATGGAAAAGGCATTCTTTGGAATCGTCGGTCTGGAGACGTCTGCGGCGCTGACTTATACGGAATTAGTAAAGCCAGGCATTCTTAGCATCATGGATATGGCGGAAAAGATGAGTTTCAATCCGGCAAGGATCTTGGGACTTGGGGAGAAAGGCTCTGTATCCGAGGGGAAGATTGCGGATATTGTGATCTTTGATCCGGACAAGTCCTACGTCATTGATAAGAATACTTTTGCGTCCAAAGGAAAGAATACGCCGTTTGACGGCTATCCGGCAACAGGGAAGGTAAGGTATACTCTGGTAGATGGCAGAATCGTGTACAAAGATGAGAAAAACTAG
- a CDS encoding PucR family transcriptional regulator, which produces MISNQILQNTIEGLKGITRIDFCVMDTDGKSLASTFSEQDNYEEEAVSFVESPADSQVVQGYQFFKIFDEHQLEYILLANGGSDDVYMVGKIAAFQIQNLLVAYKERFDKDNFIKNLLLDNLLLVDIYNRAKKLHIDTEVRRVIFIIETKHEKDSNALDNVRNLLGNRTKDFVTAVDEKNIIVVKELEPGDGHEELEKIAQNLYGLLKEDGEEEILIAYGTIVNDIKEVSKSYKEAKLALDVGKIFFGERSVIAYSALGIGRLIYQLPIPLCKMFIREIFEGKSPDDFDEETLTTINKFFENNLNVSETSRQLYIHRNTLVYRLDKLQKSTGLDLRVFEDAITFKIALMVVKYMKYMESLEY; this is translated from the coding sequence ATGATATCTAATCAAATACTTCAAAATACAATTGAAGGATTGAAAGGGATTACACGAATTGACTTCTGCGTAATGGACACCGATGGTAAATCTCTTGCAAGTACATTTTCAGAACAGGACAACTATGAAGAAGAGGCAGTCTCCTTCGTAGAATCCCCGGCAGACAGTCAGGTTGTACAGGGATATCAGTTCTTTAAGATTTTTGACGAGCATCAGTTGGAATACATCCTGCTTGCCAATGGAGGCAGCGATGATGTATATATGGTGGGAAAGATTGCCGCGTTCCAGATTCAGAATCTTTTGGTGGCTTATAAAGAACGATTTGACAAGGACAATTTCATTAAGAACTTGCTGCTTGACAACCTGCTCTTAGTGGATATTTACAACCGTGCCAAAAAATTACATATTGACACAGAAGTGAGACGTGTTATCTTTATTATTGAGACAAAGCACGAAAAGGACAGCAATGCTCTCGACAATGTGCGCAATCTGCTGGGCAATCGGACGAAGGACTTCGTAACGGCAGTTGATGAGAAGAACATCATTGTCGTAAAGGAACTGGAGCCTGGCGACGGGCATGAGGAACTGGAGAAGATCGCGCAGAACTTGTATGGGCTCCTGAAGGAAGATGGAGAAGAAGAGATTCTGATCGCCTATGGAACCATAGTCAATGACATTAAGGAAGTGTCTAAGTCTTATAAGGAAGCGAAGCTTGCCCTGGACGTTGGCAAGATATTCTTCGGGGAGCGAAGCGTAATCGCCTACAGCGCTTTGGGAATCGGACGCCTGATATACCAGTTGCCGATTCCGTTATGCAAGATGTTCATACGTGAGATTTTTGAGGGGAAATCGCCAGATGATTTTGATGAAGAGACGTTGACTACCATTAACAAATTCTTCGAAAATAATCTGAACGTATCAGAGACATCCAGACAATTATATATTCACCGTAACACATTAGTTTACCGGCTGGATAAGCTTCAGAAGAGCACGGGGCTAGATCTGCGCGTGTTTGAAGATGCCATTACATTCAAGATCGCACTTATGGTCGTGAAGTATATGAAGTATATGGAATCACTGGAGTATTAA
- a CDS encoding PadR family transcriptional regulator: MVFNTGAALLDAIVLAVVSREKEGTYGYKITQDVRKAIEVSESTLYPVLRRLQKDECLEVYDKQFDGRNRRYYKVTEKGMAQLNLYRVEWRNYSLKINELFEGGVTA, translated from the coding sequence ATGGTATTTAACACTGGAGCCGCTCTTCTGGACGCCATAGTACTGGCGGTCGTATCCAGGGAGAAGGAAGGGACTTACGGATATAAGATTACCCAAGACGTAAGAAAGGCTATTGAAGTATCAGAATCAACATTATATCCTGTGCTAAGGAGGCTGCAGAAAGACGAATGTCTGGAAGTATATGATAAGCAGTTTGACGGACGCAACCGGCGCTATTATAAGGTGACGGAAAAAGGTATGGCGCAGTTGAATTTATATCGGGTAGAATGGAGAAATTATTCTTTGAAGATTAATGAATTGTTTGAGGGAGGTGTGACTGCATGA
- a CDS encoding WecB/TagA/CpsF family glycosyltransferase, whose protein sequence is MSDKIKVLDIDIDNCTAKEAMKETMEYLKSEPVSVIEMVTVDGLMQMDELPELKENMQEFDLVLAGDKTILEAADITDRKFLQETEGHLFLKMFMRYLHKNHKRIYLLVETEEEGQEFYDYLQRYYSGLQIIGLAKVSAQNRADDMLVNAINGGEVDCIFAALSAPLQEDFIMKNRSLLDARVFIGLGKESLPVKKAGLGQSRIGQFLIRRIFKKEIEKRKRSQPNQFSPAK, encoded by the coding sequence ATGAGCGATAAGATTAAAGTTTTAGATATTGATATAGATAACTGCACGGCCAAGGAAGCCATGAAAGAAACCATGGAGTATCTGAAGTCTGAGCCGGTAAGCGTGATAGAGATGGTTACGGTGGATGGATTGATGCAGATGGACGAATTGCCGGAACTCAAAGAGAATATGCAGGAATTCGATCTTGTACTGGCTGGGGATAAGACAATCCTGGAGGCTGCAGATATCACAGACCGCAAGTTCCTTCAGGAGACAGAAGGTCATTTGTTCCTGAAGATGTTTATGCGATACCTTCATAAGAACCATAAGAGAATCTATCTCCTGGTGGAGACGGAAGAAGAAGGCCAGGAGTTCTACGACTACCTTCAGAGATACTATAGCGGACTCCAGATTATTGGGCTGGCAAAGGTATCGGCACAGAACCGAGCAGATGATATGCTGGTCAATGCGATCAACGGCGGCGAGGTGGACTGTATCTTCGCGGCGCTGTCGGCGCCTCTTCAGGAGGACTTTATTATGAAGAACCGGAGTCTTCTGGATGCCCGTGTCTTTATCGGGCTGGGGAAGGAAAGCCTTCCGGTAAAGAAGGCAGGCCTCGGGCAGAGCAGGATCGGACAGTTCCTTATCCGGCGCATTTTCAAGAAAGAGATAGAGAAGCGCAAGCGCAGCCAGCCGAATCAATTCTCTCCCGCAAAATAA
- a CDS encoding DUF1700 domain-containing protein, whose protein sequence is MNRIEFMTELAALLQDVPVEERREAMQYYNDYFDDAGDENEEQVISELGSPAKVAATIKADLGSQAGDYTEYSENGYTDSRFDQKEMPAGRAYQRKEEKEPPKTSRALKIVLIIAIILVGAPVLIPLGVGITLAVLGCVIALFCAFIALVVASVAVAIVGIVVFGVGIATLIPELAVGLALVGTGLILTVLGVIATVASVKLCLVVFPGICRGIVWICRRPFQGKAVA, encoded by the coding sequence ATGAACCGCATAGAGTTTATGACAGAATTAGCCGCATTATTACAGGATGTGCCGGTCGAAGAACGCAGAGAGGCGATGCAGTATTATAACGATTATTTTGATGATGCGGGAGACGAGAATGAAGAGCAGGTGATATCTGAATTAGGAAGCCCTGCAAAGGTGGCGGCCACGATCAAGGCCGATCTGGGAAGCCAGGCCGGCGATTACACGGAGTATTCGGAGAATGGATATACCGACTCCAGGTTTGACCAGAAGGAGATGCCGGCAGGCAGGGCCTATCAGAGGAAGGAAGAGAAAGAACCGCCAAAAACCAGCAGAGCGCTGAAGATCGTACTGATTATCGCGATCATTCTGGTTGGAGCGCCAGTTCTGATTCCGCTGGGAGTAGGGATAACGTTGGCGGTGCTTGGATGCGTAATTGCGTTGTTCTGCGCTTTTATAGCGCTGGTAGTTGCATCCGTGGCAGTGGCGATTGTAGGGATCGTGGTATTCGGTGTTGGAATCGCTACATTGATTCCGGAACTTGCCGTAGGATTGGCGCTAGTAGGAACAGGACTGATACTGACGGTGCTGGGCGTGATAGCAACCGTAGCAAGCGTGAAACTTTGCCTGGTAGTATTCCCGGGGATCTGTAGAGGAATCGTATGGATCTGCCGCAGGCCGTTTCAAGGAAAGGCGGTGGCATAA
- a CDS encoding murein hydrolase activator EnvC family protein — protein sequence MIRGKRLISLLLTLMLCLGLAIQVNAADLSDTKKKAQELEEKKKAAEGEKASLEAQLSSIVSEMEDTKTKIDKKEAEITEKEDELIQAKVDENDQYESMKKRIKYMYENGNSQFIEILCESKSIGDFLNNAEYITTISEYDRDMLVEFQEVVKKVEDQEAALKEEYAELETMQNDLIAKQDEVSGLMASKEDEISKLDSELGDTKDKLSQLEAAAAAAQRKQKEASGGGGGSAGAAVVTGNGTFTHPCPGYSYISSPFGYREQPLAGASTNHKGIDYAAGIGTPIYAAAAGTVVSAGYSGNAGKMIVINHGNGLTTYYMHCNDLYVSAGQSVSKGQNIAAVGTTGNSTGPHLHFQVNLNGTPVNPANYL from the coding sequence ATGATACGAGGGAAGAGGTTGATAAGCCTTCTTCTGACGCTTATGCTGTGCTTAGGCCTGGCCATCCAGGTAAATGCGGCTGATCTTAGCGATACGAAGAAAAAGGCGCAGGAACTGGAAGAAAAAAAGAAAGCGGCAGAGGGCGAGAAGGCGTCTCTGGAGGCACAGTTAAGTTCGATCGTCTCGGAGATGGAGGATACCAAGACAAAGATCGACAAGAAAGAGGCCGAGATAACAGAGAAGGAAGACGAGCTGATTCAGGCCAAAGTCGATGAGAACGACCAGTATGAAAGCATGAAGAAGAGAATCAAATATATGTATGAGAACGGCAATTCTCAGTTTATTGAGATCTTGTGCGAGTCTAAAAGCATAGGTGATTTTCTCAACAATGCGGAGTATATTACGACCATTTCTGAATATGACCGGGATATGCTGGTAGAATTCCAGGAGGTCGTAAAGAAGGTGGAAGACCAAGAGGCGGCGCTCAAAGAAGAGTACGCCGAATTAGAGACGATGCAGAACGACCTGATCGCGAAGCAGGATGAAGTATCCGGCCTTATGGCCAGCAAAGAGGACGAGATCAGCAAGTTGGACAGCGAGCTGGGAGACACCAAGGATAAATTGTCCCAGCTGGAGGCGGCAGCGGCAGCTGCGCAGCGTAAGCAGAAAGAAGCGTCCGGAGGCGGAGGCGGTTCAGCTGGTGCGGCTGTGGTTACTGGCAATGGAACTTTTACCCATCCTTGTCCGGGATATTCTTATATATCCAGTCCGTTTGGGTACAGGGAACAGCCTTTGGCAGGCGCAAGCACGAACCATAAAGGCATTGATTACGCGGCGGGAATCGGAACCCCGATCTATGCAGCGGCGGCAGGGACGGTTGTCTCAGCAGGATACAGCGGGAACGCAGGAAAGATGATCGTTATCAACCATGGAAACGGATTGACGACGTATTACATGCATTGCAATGACCTGTATGTAAGCGCGGGACAGTCGGTCAGCAAAGGGCAGAACATTGCGGCTGTAGGAACAACCGGAAATTCTACGGGACCGCATCTTCATTTCCAGGTAAATTTAAATGGCACACCGGTTAATCCGGCAAATTATCTATAA
- a CDS encoding DUF1294 domain-containing protein — MTQILAAYIILINIVTFWVFGHDKRQARNKGWRVPEKTLFLLAAAGGSIGAIAGMQIFRHKTRHWKFRLGMPLILGAQCVAGWWILGT; from the coding sequence ATGACACAGATATTAGCTGCATATATAATACTCATAAATATTGTTACATTCTGGGTGTTCGGACATGACAAGCGCCAAGCCAGGAACAAAGGCTGGCGCGTGCCGGAGAAGACCCTCTTCCTTTTGGCGGCAGCCGGAGGGAGCATTGGCGCTATAGCAGGAATGCAGATATTCCGCCATAAGACCAGACACTGGAAGTTCCGCCTGGGAATGCCGCTGATATTGGGAGCGCAGTGTGTGGCGGGGTGGTGGATTTTGGGGACGTAG
- a CDS encoding DUF4097 family beta strand repeat-containing protein has translation MKKGWKIFWIVCAVTAAIGFVCCVIAKVLGVTTDMIEGRFPHGIVVFSHNYTVDDYINDDDDIPLASDMKNSYSNIAEMDVDIFAGQVKVVLSDDAKDVMVETRGINKRLGLKCYQDGDELKIKSKERIWHVNNVGSGTITITLPRDLRLNEASFDIGAGTLDIEKIFAQDLYVGVGAGDANITHFEAGEVEFDCGAGSIRANGDARSKIDIDGGVGEVILTVAGEESSYNYDIDCKVGEVICGNTTYSGLASEKNIDNGASRDITVDCGVGTITINFGNAL, from the coding sequence ATGAAAAAGGGATGGAAGATATTCTGGATAGTATGCGCGGTAACGGCAGCGATTGGTTTTGTGTGCTGTGTGATCGCCAAGGTACTGGGTGTTACGACGGATATGATAGAAGGACGTTTTCCCCATGGTATAGTGGTATTTTCCCACAACTATACGGTGGATGATTATATCAATGACGATGATGACATACCCCTTGCGAGTGATATGAAAAATAGTTATAGCAACATAGCCGAAATGGATGTTGACATATTCGCGGGTCAGGTGAAGGTGGTGCTTTCCGACGATGCAAAAGATGTAATGGTCGAGACGAGGGGCATCAACAAGCGGCTGGGGCTTAAGTGCTATCAGGACGGCGACGAATTAAAGATAAAGTCTAAGGAAAGGATATGGCATGTCAACAATGTGGGGTCAGGAACGATTACGATTACCCTGCCCAGGGACTTAAGGCTGAATGAGGCATCCTTTGACATTGGAGCCGGTACGCTGGATATAGAAAAGATTTTTGCCCAGGATCTGTATGTAGGCGTGGGAGCAGGCGATGCGAATATCACACATTTTGAAGCAGGAGAAGTGGAATTTGACTGTGGAGCCGGAAGCATCCGTGCTAATGGAGATGCAAGGTCTAAGATCGATATTGACGGTGGAGTGGGCGAGGTTATCCTGACGGTTGCCGGAGAAGAATCCTCTTACAATTATGATATCGACTGCAAAGTAGGAGAAGTCATCTGTGGAAATACTACTTATTCGGGCTTAGCCAGCGAAAAGAATATTGACAATGGGGCTTCAAGAGATATTACGGTAGATTGCGGTGTGGGGACCATTACAATCAATTTTGGAAATGCATTATAG
- the ftsX gene encoding permease-like cell division protein FtsX, whose translation MRISTVGYSMKQGVKNIGRNKMFSIASIATMAACIFLFGLFYSIVINFNYIVEKAEEGVAITVFFEEDATKSQKDKIGDELKTADGVLEVNYISADEAWDKFKGDYFGESGDLAEGFKSDNPLANSDNYEVYMEDVSKQKDVVAFAEGLEGVRKVNKSDVVAKTLTSVNKLVGYVSVAIIAILLAVSIFLISNTVTMGITVRREEIAIMKYIGAKDGFVRAPFVIEGLIIGAVGAVIPLVMLYFMYDKAISYIMTRFSLLNNIVDFLPVATVYKTLLPVGIILGVGIGFLGSFFTIRKHLKV comes from the coding sequence ATGAGAATTAGTACAGTAGGATATTCGATGAAACAAGGGGTGAAGAACATTGGAAGAAACAAGATGTTCTCTATCGCATCCATTGCGACGATGGCAGCGTGTATCTTCCTGTTCGGCCTGTTCTACTCCATTGTCATCAACTTTAACTATATCGTGGAAAAAGCAGAAGAAGGGGTGGCGATTACCGTATTCTTTGAAGAGGATGCTACCAAGAGCCAGAAGGATAAGATTGGCGATGAACTCAAGACGGCTGATGGCGTTCTTGAAGTTAACTATATCAGCGCGGATGAAGCGTGGGATAAGTTCAAGGGCGATTATTTCGGAGAGTCAGGGGATCTTGCGGAAGGATTCAAAAGTGACAACCCGCTGGCTAATTCTGACAACTATGAAGTCTATATGGAAGACGTATCCAAGCAGAAGGATGTCGTTGCATTTGCGGAAGGCCTGGAAGGGGTCCGCAAGGTCAACAAGTCGGATGTTGTGGCAAAGACGCTGACAAGCGTGAATAAATTAGTGGGCTACGTTTCCGTGGCGATCATTGCGATCCTGCTGGCGGTATCCATATTCCTGATCAGCAATACGGTCACCATGGGTATTACGGTAAGGCGCGAGGAGATTGCCATTATGAAATACATAGGCGCGAAAGATGGATTCGTCCGGGCGCCGTTCGTGATAGAAGGTCTGATCATCGGAGCGGTGGGAGCCGTGATTCCGCTGGTGATGCTGTACTTCATGTATGACAAGGCGATTTCTTACATAATGACCAGATTCAGCCTTTTGAATAATATTGTAGACTTCCTTCCGGTGGCAACCGTCTATAAGACGCTGCTTCCAGTGGGAATCATTCTGGGAGTCGGAATCGGTTTCCTTGGAAGTTTCTTTACGATCCGTAAGCACCTGAAAGTATAA
- a CDS encoding S41 family peptidase yields MKNKKGFLQGALCGALAMLLVAGLVSCGLKMKDSGSGKDAVDGSTQKKVSELKELIDQNYMGDVDEKQLEEGIYKGFISGLDDPYSVYYDEEETKSLYETTEGEYQGIGAVLSQNMNTGIITLVQIYDDSPAMKAGLKDNDILYKVNGEEVTGVELTEVVSHIKGEKGTTVEMTVLRGADNEEVTVTATRDTVEAQTVKYRMMDGQIGYVSVSEFDSVTYDQYQKALKDLEGQGMKGLVVDLRNNPGGNLNTVCDMLDLMLPKGLIVYTEDKDGNRQEASSDDENQFTLPLAVLVNGNSASASEIYAGAIQDYGIGDIVGTQTYGKGVVQQIFDLKDDTCVKLTIAKYFTPKGRSINGKGITPDVEVEYEADENNPEADNQLDKAVETIKNKL; encoded by the coding sequence ATGAAAAACAAAAAAGGGTTTTTGCAGGGGGCGCTTTGCGGCGCCCTTGCTATGTTATTGGTGGCAGGGCTTGTATCCTGCGGGTTAAAAATGAAGGATAGCGGCAGCGGGAAAGACGCTGTCGATGGCAGCACGCAGAAGAAGGTATCGGAATTAAAGGAATTGATTGATCAGAATTATATGGGCGATGTAGATGAAAAGCAATTGGAAGAAGGCATCTACAAAGGCTTTATCAGTGGACTGGATGATCCCTATTCCGTATACTATGACGAGGAAGAGACCAAATCCCTTTATGAGACCACCGAGGGAGAGTATCAGGGAATCGGCGCGGTGCTGAGCCAGAATATGAACACTGGCATCATTACCCTGGTGCAGATTTATGATGATTCTCCTGCGATGAAGGCAGGGCTTAAGGATAACGATATTCTCTACAAAGTAAATGGGGAGGAAGTTACCGGCGTAGAACTGACGGAGGTTGTCTCCCATATTAAGGGGGAAAAAGGTACGACGGTAGAGATGACGGTGCTGCGAGGCGCTGACAATGAAGAAGTGACGGTGACTGCTACCCGGGATACCGTCGAGGCCCAGACGGTCAAGTATCGGATGATGGATGGCCAGATCGGGTATGTGTCAGTCTCTGAATTTGACAGCGTCACCTATGACCAGTACCAGAAGGCTCTTAAAGACTTAGAAGGCCAGGGGATGAAGGGACTGGTAGTGGATCTGCGCAACAATCCCGGAGGCAATCTGAATACCGTCTGCGACATGCTGGATTTGATGCTGCCAAAAGGGCTGATCGTATATACGGAAGACAAGGACGGCAATCGGCAGGAGGCCTCGTCAGATGATGAGAACCAGTTCACGCTGCCGCTGGCAGTATTGGTAAATGGTAATAGCGCCAGCGCTTCCGAAATCTATGCAGGGGCCATTCAGGACTACGGAATCGGCGATATTGTGGGAACCCAGACATACGGAAAGGGCGTGGTACAGCAGATCTTTGACCTGAAGGATGATACCTGCGTGAAGTTGACCATTGCAAAATACTTTACGCCTAAAGGGAGAAGCATTAACGGAAAAGGAATTACCCCCGATGTAGAGGTTGAGTATGAGGCGGATGAGAATAATCCGGAAGCCGACAATCAGCTGGATAAGGCCGTGGAAACGATAAAAAACAAACTGTAA
- a CDS encoding PspC domain-containing protein → MEQKRLYRSRENRMICGVCGGIADYFNVDPTLIRLGLVLLACTGSGILAYFIAAIIIPDQPRTY, encoded by the coding sequence ATGGAACAGAAAAGATTATACAGATCACGGGAAAACCGCATGATATGCGGGGTATGCGGAGGCATAGCCGATTATTTCAATGTAGACCCGACGCTGATTCGTCTGGGACTTGTGTTATTAGCTTGTACTGGTTCAGGAATCCTGGCTTATTTTATAGCGGCTATTATAATTCCTGACCAACCAAGAACATATTAA
- a CDS encoding small, acid-soluble spore protein, alpha/beta type, whose product MAGKKNKPIKLDELTQEEKMKYEIAEELGLLDKVMQEGWRSLSSKETGRIGGLMTKKRREAEKK is encoded by the coding sequence ATGGCTGGAAAGAAGAATAAACCGATCAAGCTGGATGAACTGACGCAGGAAGAAAAGATGAAATACGAGATCGCAGAAGAACTGGGACTGTTGGACAAGGTAATGCAGGAGGGCTGGAGATCACTGTCATCCAAGGAGACAGGCAGAATAGGAGGCCTGATGACGAAGAAAAGGCGGGAAGCAGAGAAAAAGTAA
- the ftsE gene encoding cell division ATP-binding protein FtsE translates to MIELKEVTKEYSKGVAALNGVNLKVEQGEFVFIVGDSGSGKSTLIRLIMKELDPTSGTIVVNGQNLNRMKHRKIPMYRRGIGVVFQDFRLLKDRNIYDNIAFAQRVTETPTRIIKKKVPAALSLVGLAQKYKSYPKELSGGEQQRVAIARAIVNEPAILLADEPTGNLDPTNSWEIMKLLEEANDRGTTVLVVTHNQEIVNEMKKRVVTMKKGVIVSDEKKGGYNNEN, encoded by the coding sequence ATGATTGAATTAAAAGAAGTAACGAAAGAGTACTCGAAAGGGGTTGCAGCCCTGAACGGCGTTAACCTGAAGGTTGAGCAGGGTGAATTTGTATTTATCGTAGGGGACAGCGGATCAGGAAAGTCTACGCTGATACGTTTGATCATGAAGGAACTGGACCCTACATCAGGAACGATTGTCGTAAACGGACAGAACCTGAACCGGATGAAGCACAGGAAGATTCCGATGTACAGAAGAGGAATCGGAGTCGTATTCCAGGATTTCCGGCTTCTGAAGGACAGGAATATCTATGATAATATAGCATTTGCACAGCGCGTTACAGAAACGCCTACCCGAATCATCAAGAAAAAAGTGCCGGCGGCATTATCGCTGGTAGGGCTGGCCCAGAAGTACAAATCATATCCAAAGGAACTCTCCGGAGGAGAGCAGCAGCGTGTTGCCATCGCAAGAGCGATCGTAAATGAACCGGCAATCCTGCTGGCAGATGAGCCTACTGGTAACCTGGATCCGACAAATTCTTGGGAGATTATGAAACTGTTGGAAGAGGCGAATGACAGAGGAACAACCGTATTGGTTGTTACGCATAACCAGGAGATTGTAAACGAGATGAAAAAGCGAGTTGTTACAATGAAGAAGGGAGTCATTGTAAGCGACGAGAAAAAAGGTGGGTATAATAATGAGAATTAG